From Syngnathoides biaculeatus isolate LvHL_M chromosome 12, ASM1980259v1, whole genome shotgun sequence:
agctgtcatcgggcaggaggcagggtacaccctgaactggtcgccacccagtCGCacagcacatagagacaaaaagtcacactcgcaatcacacctaggggcaatttagactgcccaattttttgaatgtttttgggatgtgggaggaaaccggagtgcccggagaaaacccacacctgcacagggagaacatgcaaactccacagaggcggggtcGGGGTCGAACCCtcgacctcacaactgtgaagctaacactttacagctgagccacaAAAACTAATAACGAAATGACTCAAAACCAAATAGTCGAGAACTTACCACTACAAACTGCCTGAGGATATTTGAGGGTGGACCgactgaaaggaaaagagggaACAGAATACAATGAGGCACACATGGACAAGACACAAACAGGTGGAGAGAGCTGATTGGCTGATACACAAAGGGAGCAGGAATGACGAGAACAGGTGGTGACATAACACGCAGAGGAAGGCTTGAACAGCATACGCagaaaaactaataaattaCAACACAGCAAACACTAATGATCACGAATGAACATTGATCATGACAGGAGTGAGCTCAGGAGCAAGGAAAAAGAGAGCGCAATCATGTCAAAGCcgaaaggtaagcagagctgcagtgtgagCACACATGACTGTTTATGGTCATTTATTGGAGGGTGAGGATGTGGTTAAATTAGCCAACGGTGGCTTTGCGTAGTGATTTTTATTGGCTGCACAGATCATGTTAGCCAACAGTTATGTATTTTGATAGGCCGCACTAAACTTGATTGCTCTGTAAAGTTGTCGAAGGGTTGCCCGTGCGCGGACCGTTTAGGGTTTttgaatatgtactgtatatgtatacaggcacacacacatatagagtAGATTTCAAAGAGTCTACACAGCCTTGCCAAatgggcaggggtgtcaaaataaacataaataattTGTGTAGACTTTGTAAATCCACCGTACAAAACCAACAAACTGATTAACTACACAAGATGGCAGAAGCGCCTCAATGTGTGTGCGcttgcatgcgtgcgtgtgtgtgtgtgtagttgtgGTGGACGTGTGAGAATACTTCGGAAGACAGGTCTGTGGCACCCTGATTAAAACTTTGGACTGAAAGGAAGCAGAACGGTGTAGATTGCAGCCATGTTGAGATGTGAGGCTGCAGAGTCGAACCTGGAaggagattttgtttttcttgtggtTCAGATTAGATGAGGATGGACTGGATTCATTTCTCCCTGTGTACCATCCAGCTTGTGCTTTGGTCCTTGACCCTAAAGACGctaactgtcatgatcctgccgctccagcccgggctgtgcgggtgtccgcggttgctctgattgggaggtgcacacctgcgcctcatgcagcctgattatgctatgtattaatatgaccccgatgacgactggccggcaccagttcgttgagcttcatgtcccgttccagcactctcgtatccctgatcgacaacccgtgtgtaccgaccttcgcctgttctccgaccaaccttgtaagcctgactcctttgatacttctgcctgctttgatcgttctcctgtgtaccgactcctgcctgcccgctcacctgctgtCTTCACcagacgtcccaactaccgctgttGCACCGGACTggctgctcgatccccgacctcggcatataataaacgtttctccctgaactcccttgcatcgtccgagtcctgcatttaggtcctactctcgttccgatgggacgtgacagaacgaactgcccacaacaggacccagcaggaaagacctggcgtcgccgggaccgacgcaaggtagaccgtctgccggaggtcGAAGCCAGTccatccgggtaggctccctgacgtcctctgcttccgtgtcttacgctccaccagcgaggtatgaatacgtcccgaacacaacccgtccggctcctcatattcttctgcactctgacttttcggaatatgagaaggaccgtgatttgtatgaccggctgcctgagtacgactccgatgactttgattttgaatctctttgcctggcttttcatcccagtcagtttgctccacctccccgcgttcccagcacccgaacgtcttcacccggtggatacaaatacaccaatccgtatgagggaacccgcttggccatccacccgggacctccgcgtggcggccagaggagacgccccggccgggcgctcccttgtgcctcccgctgcgcggcaactaagacaccatcctcccactcctcgccggcaacggcgaaacccgcagacccgcagctggtagcgaagcttccagcccagagggaggaggagccgccaaatcgcgatgcattctaccgtgaaatgcgggcggagatagagcggcagagcgccgaattggcggctctcacagcccaggtccggcaaggatcggcgaaccagctgagctaccctgacgtcacaactgcgacggactcgctgctgatgcaggctcatgtggcagttggaactgacccgagacacgcccatgtatcagtttcgactgactctctgccaaccctcgttcacgttgccgtggaaaccgacccgcctcctcgccattcccacgtcgaggttttggctgttccgagcagagttcacgcggcagttggaactgacccgctcccgagacacgcccacgtgtcagtttcgactgactctctgccgactctcgttcacgttgtcctggaaacggattcgccaccgcgccacgcccacgttgctgtctcAACGAATGCaccgcaagctcacgtggcagtgggggaCCGAttcgatgccgcctcacgttgctgtccaggaggtggtaacgtctcctcagccgcttcccgtccatgctctggagtaccagtggcgaccgcaCCGCGGTCACTcaccgttcctgctctgtcggcgacgggcacgcccatacgttcccgcccaggaggtggggacggttccccagccgcctcacgttcccgcccaggaggtggcgttggtgatgctgcctccgccttctcacgttcctgtccaggagtaccagtggcgaccggtccgcggccgtcccacgcccttgtctcgacggcgacaagagctggggagttctgatgagccaccccggagctggagagatttcgggatggctgtgatggtaatggtggcggtcatggctctggttcttctctccatcatcctatgcgCTCCCGATGGCTCGCAGCCGCTTctggacctggcctcgttggtgaccaatccatggctgcctcctgaccaagcctggGTGGCGATTAGTCCCTgatcgtctcgcaaccacggcgtgggaggttctcgtctggagcagttgcctgcctcggcctggttcctgcttcgtcgtttgtttcatcacagaggtcgtccgcccgaattgctccgtggggaccctggtgcttggcgtccgggtcgtcctcctgagctgtccacccggacgccttgcgtttgatggcctggatggccaccagactggggttcggggtgggggtggggggtggggggggatctCTCGATCAGTGCACTTAaggatcaagtcaaagtaaaaatgttgttgttcgTTCCCTGTCTAGCCATTGCAACTAATTTATCCCCGAGATAGATtgaatttttctattttaatgcATTGGCAGTACACATTTGACAAACATTTGAATGTGGTTTATTTAATATCAtatttaaaggaggactttgttcaaaattcatatgtacaataaaccctccaatgtgaagtaataatattattacatatattttggacattaattgaaaaaaatatatataataaagaaccattttttaaatccaagcaaaatttggatatgtgccggctttcacagccaaacatgGAAGAAAACATACTTGACCCCACCCCTGACGttgccggtgcttagcattgcaaaccattcgttctagctaagccaaaatgccgacgtgttgtgcaacaaaactaaGAAAATTCACCCAAATTTGTTGTTCTTTAACCTCCCTttgggtcaacctgacaggataaagctgtggctgtcacagttgtgGCTCGTTCATCGCCatggaaatttgcacacatctagtcattactggttattagccgcttagttatagcctcttgtgctgctactgtataagcaacaacatattttatgaggcggcacggggGCGCAGCTGTTCTatcccggacctccgtgtgtagaatttgcatcttctccccgtgtctgcatgtgtgtaacctgcctcctgcccgttggcagctgggataggctccagcactcctgtgaccattgtgcgggtaaaaaaatggatggaaggatgtgtACGtgtgagcacacaacacttcccggttagtaTTTACGGCGATGCACGCGTGCAAATCCCCCTGCCCACCCCCTCCCACCATCCCCGCTGCCGGTCAATTgcgagaagctggctgcttgaaaagtacaacttggggttaaaaaaaaaaaaaaaaaaagtctggccacgcctgctgtatattgTCTACAtcaaaaccaactcctcagaaaagcattaaATCTCTGCGATCCATATAacgggactgttattgtttgtcgtctagaccaaaatttcaaattgtcatatatcataaatgatgaagttgagataatacaagcatttttgtgttaccaaagacgaagagttgaaaaacactttacccttgatttctgattccaaagctagttcataaattgatgatgtaaatatgatgagatgactaaatatttttgtttcacagtcataactgccctctgagggaaaccagaacaacaatgtggcctgcttgaaaaatgagtttgacaccgctggTGTAATGTGTGGTCATATAATTTCTAACCCatgaagatgtttttgttttttgtttttattacttcAAATCAGGTGAAATGAATAAATTTGCTTCCTCTTAGTGGAACAAAGTCTGTCGCTCAGAGCGAATATAACATTTGATTGAAAAAGCAAGCATTAATGGCTGTTGCCATGGAATTCCAGAGCGAGCTAAAGAAATGCAgcattgtatccatccatccattttctttagccgcttatcctcacgagggtcacgggagtgctggagcctgtcccagctgtcaacgggcagtaagcagggtacaccctgaactggttgctagccaatcgcagggcacattgagacaaacagccgcactcacaatcacacgtaggggcaatttaaagtctccaattaatgttgcatgtttttgggatgtgggaggaaaccggagtgcccggagaaaacccacacctgcacagggagaacacacacattttcaggaTACACTAAATGAAGCATTTTTTATCAATTCAAAGCTAAATTATTGAATGTGACTGACAAGTCCCCCCCCAAGTTATGTAGTGTTTTATGTTTTCAGTGTGTACGTGTCACATACAAGTATAGTTTTATTAGTTCGTATTCTTAactctgtgactttttttggggggtggggcgggggggtggtATGTGCAGTAACCTTCTGCTTTGCATCGACATCTAATTTGGCCCAACACATGCTGATCTgtctttccccccaaaatattttgggagcAGATTGCGGACAAAGAAGTGGGTGTCTGGagagggtgctgaggagggGAGAAGGGGACGATGGGTGGGAGTCCGCAGGGGACGGATGGCTGGCTGGCTGTTTATGGAGGTGAGTTTGAGGGGGCAAAGGTGTGGGtagggtgtgtgtgcgtgtgtgtgcatcatCTGCATAAAGACATGCATGCACTCGTCTGCTGGTGAGAGCATGTCTGCCAGCTTGTTCATCGGCCTGCGTGTGCGCGGGCCCGTGTGCGTACACGCGCTCGtgtgttcttttgttttgctctgGGTTGCTGGGTGATGGGACCAGCTGGGAGGGCTGAAGCCATTCACTTCCCTTCTGCTCCCCTGAAGGCAGCCagcagggagagagagaaaaagaggtcGGCAGactgaaatgataaaaaaaaaaaaaaaaaaaaagggagcgagACTTTGTGTCGATGTTTATATCTCACTGCAAAAGAGAACGTGAGCGAGGGACTGATTCCAGTCACAGAAAAACAATGTGATGACGAGAGctcatgaaatgaaaaaaaatctagtcaTGAAGGAACTTGGTGTGACGCTGAGTGAGGGGTGGGCGTGGGGGACGCGGGTTAGCTAGAAGAGTCGTGATAGAGCAGAGGAGCTGACTCAGGCAGTCTGCTTTGGCGTAGGAGGTCAAATGTAATAGATGGCCACATATTTAA
This genomic window contains:
- the LOC133510118 gene encoding uncharacterized protein LOC133510118 is translated as MRAEIERQSAELAALTAQVRQGSANQLSYPDVTTATDSLLMQAHVAVGTDPRHAHVSVSTDSLPTLVHVAVETDPPPRHSHVEVLAVPSRVHAAVGTDPLPRHAHVSVSTDSLPTLVHVVLETDSPPRHAHVAVSTNAPQAHVAVGDRFDAASRCCPGGGNVSSAASRPCSGVPVATAPRSLTVPALSATGTPIRSRPGGGDGSPAASRSRPGGGVGDAASAFSRSCPGVPVATGPRPSHALVSTATRAGEF